The following proteins are encoded in a genomic region of Ancylothrix sp. D3o:
- a CDS encoding type IV secretory system conjugative DNA transfer family protein: protein MMETHFFTSRESPVVLQSLQRPVDQPLPPAVDGLVTRLKSPTGLLILSMIGLLVLSNWLGGGKKGKTARGRWATGKEKAKAATKAKKQIQNPTRNSCALYVGQPAHIKKQLEAAWQKDGLLKSAPKKDLFGFLNSTPTLYLPDVQRGVSVIGAPGTGKTFSVIDPLIRSALDQGFPMLLYDFKYPAQTKRAVAYAIKRGYTVKVFSPGRPESEVCNPLDLIRDEEDAVSAGQLAQVIGRNFDRSGGKASSDKFFEEAGDSLVEGILLVTKAVGTLTGNPSYCDLMTAQAILSLSNLAQRMDEAS from the coding sequence CAGCCTTTACCACCGGCAGTAGATGGACTCGTGACGCGCTTAAAATCCCCCACCGGCTTACTAATTTTATCTATGATTGGGTTATTGGTGTTGAGCAACTGGTTGGGTGGTGGAAAAAAAGGAAAAACTGCGCGGGGCCGGTGGGCTACGGGTAAAGAAAAAGCCAAAGCTGCAACTAAAGCTAAAAAACAGATCCAGAACCCCACCCGCAATAGTTGTGCTCTTTATGTCGGTCAACCGGCACATATCAAAAAGCAATTGGAAGCTGCGTGGCAAAAGGATGGTTTGTTAAAGTCAGCACCTAAAAAAGATTTGTTTGGTTTTCTAAATTCAACACCGACACTTTATTTACCAGATGTTCAACGTGGAGTTTCTGTAATTGGTGCGCCGGGTACAGGTAAAACTTTTTCGGTAATTGACCCGTTAATTCGGTCAGCATTAGATCAGGGGTTCCCCATGCTTTTGTATGATTTTAAATATCCTGCTCAGACAAAAAGAGCCGTCGCTTACGCTATTAAACGAGGGTACACTGTTAAAGTGTTTTCACCAGGCCGGCCTGAATCAGAAGTTTGCAATCCTTTAGATTTAATTCGAGATGAGGAAGATGCTGTTAGTGCCGGTCAATTAGCACAGGTGATTGGACGTAATTTTGACCGTTCTGGTGGTAAAGCCAGCAGTGATAAATTCTTTGAAGAGGCCGGTGATAGTTTAGTTGAAGGTATTTTGTTAGTAACAAAAGCTGTAGGAACTCTCACCGGCAACCCTAGTTACTGTGATTTAATGACGGCGCAGGCTATCCTCAGTTTGTCTAATTTAGCGCAACGAATGGATGAAGCTTCTAA